From Paraburkholderia fungorum, the proteins below share one genomic window:
- a CDS encoding threonine/serine dehydratase yields the protein MTNDLFQRIEEAHRAIRPQVAVTPLSHSPMLSKVTGYEVYLKCEHLQLTGSFKFRGASNKVRLLDEATRRNGVLTVSSGNHGQGVALAGKLAGVPVTVYATSSASAIKLDAIRALGAEVITIDDTSLAVELEAGRQAKLKGMTFVSPYNDIDVIAGQGTIGVELSEQARAAGIDLAAVFASVGGGGLISGVGTAIQHLSPETEVIGCWPANSTALYSSLKAGEIIEVEERDTISDGTAGGIEPDTITFGIGQKVISDTDLVTEEEISAAMKLLAQTDRFMVEGAAGVALASLLRLAPRYQGRAVAVVLCGRNIMLNKFIEAVK from the coding sequence GTGACAAACGATTTATTTCAGCGGATTGAAGAGGCGCATCGCGCCATTCGCCCACAAGTTGCGGTGACGCCGCTTTCGCACAGTCCGATGCTTTCGAAGGTGACCGGCTACGAGGTGTATCTGAAGTGCGAGCATCTCCAACTAACCGGCTCGTTCAAGTTCCGCGGTGCGTCCAACAAAGTTCGTCTGCTCGACGAAGCGACCCGCCGCAACGGTGTGCTGACTGTCTCGAGCGGCAACCACGGTCAGGGTGTGGCGCTCGCGGGCAAGCTCGCGGGAGTGCCGGTCACGGTCTATGCGACGAGCTCTGCGTCGGCAATCAAGCTTGACGCCATCCGCGCGCTGGGAGCCGAAGTCATCACAATCGATGACACGTCACTTGCGGTCGAACTTGAAGCGGGTCGGCAGGCGAAACTCAAGGGCATGACTTTCGTGTCCCCGTACAACGACATCGACGTCATTGCAGGGCAGGGCACCATCGGGGTCGAGTTGAGCGAGCAGGCGCGCGCGGCCGGCATCGACCTGGCTGCGGTTTTCGCTTCTGTCGGCGGGGGCGGGCTGATTTCGGGGGTAGGGACGGCCATCCAGCACCTGAGCCCGGAGACAGAAGTCATCGGCTGCTGGCCGGCCAACTCCACCGCACTCTATAGCTCCCTGAAAGCGGGCGAGATTATCGAAGTCGAAGAGCGCGACACGATTTCCGATGGCACGGCGGGCGGCATCGAGCCGGACACGATTACTTTTGGCATTGGCCAGAAGGTGATTTCGGACACTGACCTTGTGACCGAGGAAGAAATCAGCGCTGCGATGAAACTGCTCGCTCAGACCGACCGCTTTATGGTGGAAGGTGCCGCGGGCGTCGCGCTGGCTTCGCTGCTTCGTCTGGCGCCCCGCTATCAGGGACGCGCGGTGGCTGTTGTACTGTGCGGTCGGAACATCATGCTGAACAAATTCATCGAGGCCGTAAAGTGA
- a CDS encoding helix-turn-helix transcriptional regulator, with protein sequence MLHAHSAFQKGYVMTRANTSTNGSNHSVKQAKQAPKTGARRANRKISLGPLAPYCAVADGIAMLFPPYTEVVLHNLATQTVVYVANNQSRRELGDDSALDDIEFDDRETVIGPYEKLGWDGRKVRSTSVVVRTEAGEPIGVMCINFHLAALEQAKQALELLVSSTVLQPQPEKLFHDDWQDRVNVFLNHWLQERKLTLSMLTREHKRALVEALHEEGAFKGKSAANYVAKLLSMGRATVFNHLKDLRGNG encoded by the coding sequence ATGCTGCATGCGCATTCCGCATTCCAAAAAGGCTATGTCATGACCAGAGCAAACACTTCGACGAACGGTTCCAATCATTCCGTGAAGCAGGCAAAGCAGGCTCCGAAGACCGGAGCCCGACGAGCCAACCGGAAGATATCGCTTGGACCGCTCGCACCCTATTGCGCAGTGGCCGACGGCATCGCAATGCTGTTTCCGCCGTACACGGAAGTTGTGCTCCATAACCTTGCGACGCAGACCGTGGTCTACGTCGCGAACAACCAGTCCAGGCGTGAACTGGGGGACGACTCAGCCCTCGACGATATTGAGTTCGATGACCGGGAGACGGTCATTGGCCCCTACGAGAAGCTTGGCTGGGATGGTCGCAAGGTCCGGTCGACCAGCGTTGTCGTGCGCACTGAAGCGGGAGAGCCCATCGGTGTGATGTGCATCAACTTCCATCTGGCGGCCCTGGAACAGGCGAAGCAGGCGCTTGAGTTGCTGGTGTCGAGCACTGTGCTTCAGCCGCAACCCGAGAAGCTCTTTCACGACGACTGGCAGGACCGGGTGAACGTCTTTCTGAATCACTGGCTACAGGAACGTAAGCTCACGCTGTCCATGCTCACGCGAGAGCATAAGCGCGCACTCGTCGAGGCACTCCATGAAGAGGGTGCATTCAAGGGAAAAAGCGCGGCAAATTACGTGGCGAAGCTGCTGTCGATGGGGCGTGCCACAGTTTTCAACCATCTGAAAGATTTGAGAGGTAACGGGTGA
- a CDS encoding ABC transporter substrate-binding protein, whose protein sequence is MRQQALRAVAVFALFMSAFSFSAQAKEFSTIRFGVEAAYPPFESKTATGQLQGFDIDLGNALCAQLKAKCVWVENSFDGLIPALKARKFDAIDSAMNINAKRAEQVDFTVPLYLTPAQLVAKKGSTLQPNAESLAGHKVGVLQGSIQEQYAKQMWAPKNVDVESYQTQDQVYDDLVAGRIEATFVDATAASLGFLNQAHGKDFVFAGHSVNDAKIIGTGVGIGVRKGDHELLDALNGAFAELKRDGTYQQLLKKYFTVDLAVH, encoded by the coding sequence ATGAGGCAGCAGGCATTGCGTGCGGTAGCCGTGTTCGCGTTGTTTATGAGCGCGTTTTCGTTTTCGGCACAAGCAAAGGAATTTTCGACAATCCGCTTTGGCGTCGAAGCCGCGTATCCCCCGTTTGAATCCAAAACGGCGACCGGCCAGCTCCAGGGCTTTGATATCGACCTCGGCAATGCACTTTGTGCACAACTCAAGGCAAAGTGTGTGTGGGTGGAGAACTCGTTTGACGGCTTGATTCCTGCCCTCAAGGCACGCAAGTTCGACGCTATCGATTCCGCCATGAACATCAATGCCAAGCGCGCCGAACAGGTGGACTTTACAGTCCCGCTCTATCTGACACCGGCGCAGTTGGTGGCGAAGAAAGGCAGCACGTTGCAGCCGAACGCGGAATCGCTGGCAGGACATAAGGTAGGCGTGCTCCAAGGCTCCATCCAGGAGCAGTACGCCAAGCAGATGTGGGCGCCGAAGAACGTGGACGTGGAAAGCTATCAGACACAGGACCAGGTGTACGACGACCTGGTTGCGGGCCGCATTGAGGCGACTTTCGTCGATGCGACGGCCGCCAGTCTCGGCTTCCTGAACCAGGCGCATGGGAAAGACTTCGTCTTTGCTGGCCACTCTGTCAATGATGCGAAAATCATCGGAACAGGTGTCGGTATCGGCGTGCGCAAGGGTGACCATGAGTTACTTGACGCGCTTAACGGCGCATTTGCAGAGCTGAAGCGCGACGGCACCTACCAGCAACTTCTGAAAAAGTATTTCACCGTGGACCTCGCCGTGCATTGA
- a CDS encoding succinylglutamate desuccinylase/aspartoacylase family protein, with product MGRLNINWEREGRQAAYLELPSSTNASAWQNLRIPVFYFRGGEGPRTLLIGGSHGDEYESQVALSKLAHGLDPNVVLGSIIIIPSLNLPAALARARLSPLDGGNLNREFPGDARGTVTQRLAHFVTHELVPRVDNVVDLHSGGRTLQFLPCTFIHEQSDAARTDAFLAAAQSFGAPLTVILREDHADVMLDDVVERAGKLMLASELGGSALVTPDTVQLASDGLLRLLKHLGHLSGDHSQPMVAAPSRVVSVPGPEYYLHADDTALFEPMRELGETVQEGAVIGFYHYIDRLDRAPVPLHAPHSGLLLCTNGEALVHRDDTVAVIAADYWR from the coding sequence ATGGGACGGCTGAACATCAACTGGGAGCGCGAAGGCCGACAAGCGGCCTACCTCGAACTGCCGAGCTCAACGAATGCGAGCGCTTGGCAGAACCTGCGCATACCAGTCTTTTACTTCCGTGGCGGTGAGGGTCCACGAACACTTCTGATTGGCGGGAGTCATGGCGACGAGTACGAAAGCCAGGTGGCATTGTCAAAGCTCGCGCATGGCCTCGACCCGAACGTCGTGCTCGGGTCGATTATCATCATTCCGTCGCTGAACCTGCCAGCGGCGCTTGCAAGAGCGCGCCTATCCCCACTTGATGGAGGCAATCTGAATCGTGAGTTTCCGGGTGATGCGCGAGGAACGGTGACGCAGCGCCTTGCACACTTCGTGACTCATGAGTTGGTGCCGCGCGTCGACAATGTGGTCGACCTGCATTCGGGCGGGCGAACCCTACAGTTTCTCCCTTGTACTTTCATCCACGAACAATCAGATGCTGCGCGCACCGACGCCTTTCTCGCGGCCGCCCAAAGCTTTGGAGCGCCGCTGACCGTCATCCTTCGCGAAGACCATGCGGACGTCATGCTCGATGACGTCGTCGAACGCGCCGGAAAATTGATGCTGGCAAGTGAGCTGGGTGGCAGTGCGTTGGTGACGCCGGATACCGTCCAACTCGCGTCTGATGGGCTGTTGCGACTTCTGAAGCATCTGGGACATTTAAGTGGTGACCACTCCCAGCCCATGGTTGCAGCGCCTTCGAGGGTGGTCTCCGTGCCAGGGCCGGAATACTATCTGCATGCCGACGACACCGCGCTCTTTGAGCCGATGCGAGAGCTCGGAGAAACTGTTCAGGAGGGAGCGGTCATCGGCTTCTATCATTACATCGACCGGCTGGACCGCGCACCCGTACCCTTGCACGCCCCGCACAGTGGCCTTCTGTTGTGCACCAATGGCGAGGCATTGGTGCACCGTGATGACACCGTCGCCGTAATCGCGGCCGACTATTGGCGCTAG
- a CDS encoding NUDIX hydrolase, which produces MKRRATVICEREGNVLLVARERGRWAFPGGRQKAGEEIASTAIRELEEETGLHVSSSHYLFQFRGLRTRHFVFIVRLPEHAEPVPSNEIARCQWVKLKDLAKLEASIPTKGIAEIFLRQSRSSGQPQDKSIQTLTT; this is translated from the coding sequence ATGAAGCGACGAGCGACAGTTATATGTGAGCGCGAAGGCAACGTACTACTGGTTGCTCGAGAGCGTGGTCGTTGGGCCTTCCCAGGTGGCCGGCAAAAGGCCGGCGAAGAAATTGCGTCGACTGCTATTCGCGAGCTTGAAGAAGAGACGGGATTGCACGTTTCGAGCAGCCACTACCTCTTCCAGTTTCGGGGCTTGCGAACCCGGCACTTCGTCTTCATTGTCAGGCTGCCGGAACATGCGGAGCCGGTGCCGTCGAATGAAATAGCCCGCTGTCAGTGGGTCAAACTGAAAGACCTTGCGAAGTTGGAAGCAAGTATTCCAACCAAGGGCATCGCGGAAATCTTTCTTCGTCAATCCCGCAGCAGCGGGCAACCGCAGGATAAGTCTATCCAGACATTGACAACGTGA
- a CDS encoding manganese catalase family protein encodes MFVHNKRLQYTVRVTAPNPGLANLLLEQFGGPQGELGAACRYFTQAVGEDDPGRKDLLFDIATEELSHLEIIGSIIAMLNKGAKGQLAEAVESEAELYRSMTGGGNDSHTTSLLYGGGPALINSAGVPWSAAYVDTIGEPTADLRSNIAAEARAKIVYERLINVTDDAGIRETLGFLMTREIAHQKSFEKALHSIQPNFPQGKLPGVPEFTSVYYNMSKGDDSPRGPWNEGPDWEFVESPEPAVDGGDGLASVNVSGNDVEVLSAMAARTASDTAIDPVTGADLGAGQAVK; translated from the coding sequence ATGTTTGTACACAACAAACGGCTTCAATACACGGTGCGCGTTACGGCCCCGAATCCCGGTCTTGCAAATCTGCTGCTTGAGCAGTTCGGCGGCCCCCAAGGCGAGCTCGGCGCAGCCTGCCGATATTTCACTCAAGCTGTTGGGGAAGACGACCCCGGTCGTAAAGACTTACTGTTCGATATTGCAACGGAAGAACTGAGCCATCTGGAAATCATCGGCTCCATCATCGCCATGCTGAACAAGGGGGCTAAAGGGCAACTCGCAGAGGCAGTGGAAAGTGAAGCGGAGCTGTACCGTTCCATGACCGGTGGAGGTAATGATTCGCACACCACCTCACTACTCTATGGCGGCGGACCTGCCTTGATTAACTCTGCAGGCGTACCTTGGTCGGCGGCTTATGTGGATACGATTGGCGAGCCTACGGCCGACCTGCGTTCAAACATCGCGGCCGAAGCCCGGGCCAAGATTGTCTACGAGCGACTGATTAATGTGACGGATGATGCTGGCATCAGGGAGACGCTTGGTTTTCTGATGACACGTGAAATCGCCCATCAGAAATCATTCGAAAAGGCGCTTCATTCCATCCAGCCAAATTTCCCGCAGGGCAAGCTCCCCGGCGTGCCGGAGTTCACAAGCGTGTACTACAACATGTCTAAAGGCGACGACTCCCCGCGCGGTCCGTGGAATGAAGGACCGGACTGGGAATTTGTTGAATCACCGGAGCCGGCTGTCGACGGGGGCGACGGATTAGCGAGCGTCAATGTATCGGGCAACGACGTTGAGGTGCTGAGTGCGATGGCTGCACGCACGGCATCCGATACGGCAATAGACCCTGTAACCGGCGCGGACCTAGGTGCAGGACAGGCTGTTAAATAA
- the phaP gene encoding TIGR01841 family phasin (Members of this family are phasins (small proteins associated with inclusions such as PHA granules). Note that several different families of phasins have been named PhaP despite very little sequence similarity to each other.): protein MSTLIPQHAFEAQAATIQQLFAFSTKAFEGFEKLTALNLQVFKATLAENHALAVKAMSSRPDELLALSASLGKPTAEKCLAYGRHVQEILADVQGGLTSASQSQTQRYQKDARGFVADLTKAASSAADIVVTE, encoded by the coding sequence ATGAGCACGCTTATTCCCCAGCACGCGTTCGAAGCCCAAGCAGCAACTATTCAGCAACTGTTCGCATTTTCGACGAAGGCCTTCGAAGGCTTTGAGAAGCTAACGGCGCTAAATCTTCAGGTGTTTAAGGCGACGCTTGCCGAAAATCACGCGCTTGCAGTGAAGGCCATGTCCTCGAGGCCCGACGAGTTATTGGCGCTCTCCGCCAGTCTTGGTAAGCCCACTGCGGAAAAATGTCTGGCATATGGTCGGCACGTACAGGAAATCCTCGCTGATGTTCAGGGCGGACTCACTTCAGCCAGTCAATCACAGACTCAGCGCTATCAGAAAGACGCCCGAGGATTCGTCGCAGACCTCACGAAAGCCGCTTCCTCCGCCGCGGACATAGTTGTAACTGAGTGA